One genomic region from Impatiens glandulifera unplaced genomic scaffold, dImpGla2.1, whole genome shotgun sequence encodes:
- the LOC124917870 gene encoding probable H/ACA ribonucleoprotein complex subunit 1-like protein encodes MNLVQSQMVEMTNCMNRDDVEHAEAATKKEKSLITLDVDNVKKGEGNLRGGGSSSRSNNLRGGSLTGTISKRKAIEEGSCRPAKRGGGRGGDRGGGSGGRGGRAPSGGRAIVHQFRNLMTGEGFADPNVKRKG; translated from the exons ATGAATCTTGTTCAAAGTCAAATGGTTGAGATGACCAATTGCATGAACAGAGACGACGTTGAAC ATGCTGAAGCTGCCACTAAGAAAGAGAAAAGCCTTATTACCCTTGatgttgataatgttaaaaagggggaaggtaaCTTAAGAGGAGGTGGCAGCAGTTCTAGAAGCAATAACTTAAGAGGAGGTTCTTTGACAGGCACCATATCAAAAAGAAAAGCCATTGAGGAAGGAAGTTGCAGACCAGccaaaagaggtggaggtcgcgGTGGTGACCGAGGTGGTGGAAGTGGTGGAAGGGGTGGTCGTGCTCCCAGTGGTGGTCGTGCTATCGTTCATCAATTTCGTAATCTCATGACTGGTGAAGGGTTCGCTGATCCAAACGTGAAAAGGAAAGGATGa